From one Candidatus Lernaella stagnicola genomic stretch:
- a CDS encoding lysophospholipase, protein MTANAPIEKALTAADRTEVFLRHWPVENPRGVVVFAHGLGSHGGRSKNIVANCLPAGYAIFAHDHRGHGKTVGRRGHVDRFDQFLDDQYMVIGEAREAYPDKKIFLMGHSLGGLIVLAYALRHADTIDGVIASSPALKLALEVPALKATVGRLLSSLLPTLALGNGIDPGTLSHDPEVIREYENDPLVHDRVSSRFFVEFSAAMDRTLLAAGALQMPLLSWHGGEDALTSPAGTQLFFERAGSKDKTFRLFEGQFHEVHNDLAKEELFAMLIAWLDSHV, encoded by the coding sequence ATGACAGCCAACGCGCCCATCGAAAAAGCCTTGACTGCCGCCGACCGAACCGAAGTTTTTCTGCGCCATTGGCCGGTCGAGAACCCGCGTGGCGTGGTCGTGTTCGCACACGGACTCGGCTCGCACGGCGGACGATCCAAGAACATCGTAGCCAACTGTCTACCCGCCGGCTACGCAATCTTCGCTCACGACCACCGCGGTCACGGGAAGACCGTTGGACGACGCGGCCACGTGGACCGTTTCGACCAATTCCTCGACGACCAATACATGGTCATCGGCGAAGCGCGCGAAGCCTATCCCGACAAGAAAATCTTTCTCATGGGGCACTCTTTGGGCGGTCTGATTGTGCTCGCGTACGCCTTGCGCCACGCCGACACCATCGATGGGGTCATCGCCTCGAGCCCGGCGCTCAAACTTGCGCTGGAAGTGCCGGCCCTAAAGGCCACGGTGGGCCGGCTTCTCTCCTCGCTGCTGCCGACGTTGGCCTTGGGTAACGGAATCGACCCCGGGACTCTTTCGCACGACCCCGAAGTGATTCGTGAATACGAGAACGATCCGCTGGTTCACGATCGCGTATCAAGCCGGTTCTTCGTCGAGTTTTCCGCCGCGATGGATCGTACCTTACTAGCGGCCGGAGCACTGCAGATGCCGCTTTTGTCCTGGCACGGTGGTGAGGACGCGCTAACCTCGCCGGCCGGCACGCAGCTTTTCTTCGAGCGCGCCGGTTCCAAGGACAAAACGTTTCGCTTATTCGAAGGGCAATTTCACGAGGTCCACAACGATCTGGCCAAAGAAGAGTTGTTCGCGATGTTGATCGCCTGGCTCGACAGCCACGTTTGA
- a CDS encoding HU family DNA-binding protein, protein MAMNKSDLVEALSKRAGITIKRAAEVVDLIFNEMTQELVKGSRIEIRGFGSFVIKEYESYVGRNPKTKEKIHVPPKRLPYFKVGKELRQRVDGIGDVVVSIATPAPEDY, encoded by the coding sequence ATGGCGATGAATAAGTCGGACCTTGTCGAGGCTTTGTCCAAACGGGCGGGGATCACCATCAAGAGGGCTGCGGAAGTCGTCGATTTGATATTCAACGAAATGACCCAAGAGTTGGTCAAAGGAAGTCGCATCGAAATACGAGGTTTCGGAAGCTTCGTCATCAAAGAGTATGAGTCTTACGTAGGTCGTAATCCGAAAACAAAAGAAAAGATCCACGTACCGCCCAAACGCTTGCCATATTTCAAAGTCGGCAAAGAACTGCGGCAAAGGGTGGATGGCATAGGAGACGTTGTGGTTTCGATCGCAACGCCGGCGCCGGAAGATTACTGA
- the sucD gene encoding succinate--CoA ligase subunit alpha, translating to MSIFVNEKSKVVVQGITGKEGSFHARQCAAYGTKIVAGVTPGKGNQNVDYVPVFDTMTDAVDATKADVSLIFVPPVFAADAILEAADAGVGLCVVISDGIPTMDMIRVLQQTSCLPTRVVGPNCPGLISPGKCKVGIMPAQIHLPGKVGVISRSGTLTYEVVSQLTALGIGQSTCIGIGGDQVVGTDFIDCLEAFERDPETEVILMIGEIGGDAEERAARYIADNVKKPVVSFVAGLSAPPGKRMGHAGAIIAGGKGTARAKLDALAEGGVHVVEDASEIGATVEEMLADAD from the coding sequence ATGAGCATCTTTGTCAACGAAAAATCGAAGGTCGTCGTCCAGGGAATCACCGGGAAGGAAGGTAGTTTCCACGCGCGGCAGTGCGCGGCGTACGGCACGAAAATCGTCGCCGGCGTTACGCCGGGCAAGGGCAATCAAAACGTCGATTATGTGCCGGTGTTCGACACGATGACCGATGCCGTGGACGCCACCAAAGCGGATGTCAGCCTGATTTTCGTGCCGCCGGTGTTCGCCGCTGATGCGATCCTGGAAGCGGCCGACGCCGGGGTCGGGCTGTGCGTCGTGATCAGCGACGGCATCCCCACGATGGACATGATCCGCGTGTTGCAGCAAACCTCGTGCCTGCCCACCCGCGTGGTCGGCCCGAATTGTCCCGGCCTGATTTCCCCCGGGAAATGCAAAGTGGGCATCATGCCGGCGCAGATCCATTTGCCGGGAAAGGTCGGCGTGATCAGCCGCAGCGGAACGCTGACCTACGAAGTGGTGTCACAATTGACAGCATTAGGCATCGGACAATCGACCTGTATCGGTATCGGCGGCGACCAGGTCGTCGGCACGGATTTCATCGATTGCCTCGAAGCCTTTGAACGCGACCCGGAGACTGAGGTGATCTTGATGATCGGCGAAATCGGCGGCGACGCGGAAGAGCGGGCCGCGCGATACATTGCCGACAACGTCAAGAAGCCGGTCGTGAGTTTCGTGGCCGGACTCTCGGCGCCTCCGGGAAAACGCATGGGCCATGCCGGAGCGATCATTGCCGGCGGTAAAGGTACGGCGCGCGCCAAACTCGACGCGCTGGCCGAAGGTGGCGTCCATGTGGTAGAAGATGCGTCGGAAATCGGTGCCACCGTCGAGGAGATGCTGGCCGACGCCGACTAA
- a CDS encoding long-chain fatty acid--CoA ligase, with the protein MNTLGNLLTRQAKKYGDKTFLYFENEQLSFATLEATANALAGGLLEQRCRHGEHIAFVLPNIPEWIITFFGIIKAGAVPLPINSLLKKEEIHFILQSSEARRLITIPQFADRIRDMQMDLPDLKEVYVLDDEAPRGMRLFEDLLVGPETPPDIQIEEADPACIIFTSGMTGRPKGATLSHRNYLTNAKQIVHGLEISDSDRILNILPLVHVNAQLVTLLAPLYAGAQMVLMRGFSARQFLPALDLFNATAFAGVPSVYAILNQLPDAEEYDLSHLRLCVCGAAPMPVDVFEQFEARFKAKIIEGYGLTEATCACSVNPIRGKRKIGSIGQPLHGVDMRIVDDDGNDVPAGEEGEIVVHGDLVMLGYFNDEEATAETLRDGWLHTGDIGYKDEDGFFFIRGRKKEMIIRGGENVYPREVEEVLIKHPAVGDVAVIGRPHAIWGEEVTAYIIPEGGEEPSRTTLMEYCRQHLADYKCPTSVVYVEQMPKTALMKTRRWALREE; encoded by the coding sequence TTGAACACACTGGGTAACCTACTAACCCGGCAGGCGAAGAAATACGGTGACAAGACATTTCTCTATTTCGAGAACGAACAATTATCCTTCGCCACACTCGAGGCGACGGCGAACGCGCTGGCCGGCGGTCTTTTGGAGCAACGGTGCCGCCACGGGGAGCACATCGCCTTTGTTTTGCCGAATATTCCGGAATGGATCATTACCTTCTTCGGCATTATTAAGGCCGGCGCCGTGCCGCTACCGATCAACAGTCTGCTCAAAAAGGAAGAAATCCATTTTATTCTGCAAAGCAGCGAAGCGCGGCGGTTGATTACGATTCCACAGTTTGCGGACCGCATCCGCGACATGCAGATGGATTTGCCCGATTTGAAGGAAGTCTACGTACTGGATGATGAGGCGCCGCGCGGCATGCGCCTGTTTGAGGATTTGCTCGTCGGCCCCGAGACACCGCCCGATATCCAGATCGAGGAAGCCGATCCCGCGTGCATTATTTTCACTTCCGGAATGACCGGCCGCCCCAAGGGAGCGACGCTTTCGCATCGGAACTACCTCACCAATGCCAAGCAAATCGTGCACGGCTTGGAGATTTCCGACAGCGACCGCATCCTCAATATTCTGCCGCTCGTGCACGTAAATGCGCAGCTTGTGACGCTCTTGGCACCTCTATACGCGGGCGCGCAAATGGTGCTGATGCGCGGCTTTTCGGCCCGTCAATTCCTGCCTGCCCTTGACTTGTTCAACGCGACCGCCTTTGCCGGCGTGCCGAGTGTCTACGCGATTCTCAACCAATTGCCCGACGCCGAGGAATACGACCTGTCGCATCTGCGCCTTTGCGTGTGCGGTGCGGCGCCGATGCCGGTGGACGTGTTCGAACAATTCGAAGCCCGCTTCAAAGCCAAGATCATCGAGGGGTACGGTTTGACCGAAGCCACCTGCGCCTGCAGCGTCAATCCGATCCGCGGTAAGCGGAAGATCGGTAGTATCGGCCAGCCGCTGCATGGCGTGGATATGCGCATCGTCGACGACGACGGCAACGATGTGCCCGCGGGGGAAGAGGGCGAAATCGTCGTACACGGCGACTTGGTTATGCTCGGCTATTTCAACGACGAGGAAGCCACGGCCGAGACACTTCGAGACGGTTGGCTGCACACCGGAGACATCGGCTACAAAGATGAAGATGGCTTCTTCTTCATTCGCGGGCGCAAGAAAGAAATGATCATCCGCGGCGGCGAGAACGTGTATCCGCGGGAAGTCGAGGAAGTTCTCATCAAGCATCCGGCGGTCGGCGACGTCGCGGTGATCGGCAGGCCCCACGCGATTTGGGGCGAGGAAGTCACGGCGTACATTATCCCGGAGGGGGGCGAGGAGCCGAGCCGCACCACGCTCATGGAATATTGCCGGCAACATTTGGCCGACTACAAGTGTCCAACCTCGGTCGTGTATGTCGAACAAATGCCCAAAACGGCTCTCATGAAAACGCGGCGCTGGGCGTTACGCGAGGAATAA
- a CDS encoding AgmX/PglI C-terminal domain-containing protein produces the protein MAANSWTNTFKLRAIKATAALVPEGLKSQMPQDDSAWLSAINQAQSTQARTLAADYDRAKKALASGSVGEALPALVAMSLALIDEAAPRDRDGLYAKLDRSPEIGLANFDGYHYVIERETFAKKLEAASKETIRRAVKAGDDTQKAARYWADLFNLYVNAGVDLWTSAAHDAGFELGRGQPVGTRVTPPLNTDDDSFRPPVDVDVTGYMAATLQSLEQGGVIKTIKMGGGDDDGNEFVFDEGISVTGDEARQTADQLANSNVRVDSQGVDRMKGLDEEALASLKKLGIDVKRTRREFSETRGGIKPGTSVSVGDFQFEMEGISSIELGSRAERPVFMQISDSALNTGRGEGSMNQKVVAAVIGANVGGVKACFERRLREIPDLSGRVFVEFTIGVDGVVKTVNVLENTSGDGPFAECLTRQVRRMNFPPPKGGEVTFVFPFIFEQSF, from the coding sequence ATGGCTGCGAATTCCTGGACGAATACCTTCAAGCTTCGCGCTATCAAAGCGACCGCCGCCCTCGTGCCCGAAGGTCTCAAATCACAGATGCCGCAAGACGACAGCGCTTGGCTGTCCGCGATCAACCAAGCCCAAAGCACACAGGCGCGAACACTGGCCGCCGACTACGACAGGGCGAAGAAGGCATTGGCCTCCGGCTCGGTCGGCGAGGCGCTGCCCGCCTTGGTGGCGATGAGTTTGGCGTTGATCGACGAGGCGGCGCCGCGCGATCGCGATGGCTTGTACGCGAAACTGGACCGCAGTCCGGAAATCGGGCTCGCGAATTTTGACGGCTACCATTACGTGATCGAACGCGAAACCTTTGCCAAGAAGCTTGAGGCGGCCTCCAAGGAAACGATACGCCGAGCGGTAAAGGCGGGCGACGATACGCAGAAAGCCGCTCGTTACTGGGCCGACTTATTCAACCTGTATGTCAACGCCGGCGTCGACCTGTGGACTTCGGCCGCCCACGACGCCGGTTTCGAACTGGGCCGCGGCCAACCGGTCGGCACGCGGGTGACGCCGCCGCTGAATACCGATGATGACTCTTTCCGACCGCCGGTCGATGTCGATGTGACCGGTTATATGGCCGCCACTCTCCAGTCGCTCGAACAGGGTGGCGTGATCAAAACCATAAAAATGGGCGGCGGCGACGACGACGGCAACGAGTTCGTTTTTGATGAGGGCATTTCGGTCACCGGTGATGAAGCACGACAAACGGCCGATCAACTCGCGAACTCGAACGTCCGGGTCGATTCCCAGGGCGTTGACCGCATGAAGGGCCTCGACGAAGAGGCGTTGGCTTCTTTGAAGAAGCTCGGCATCGACGTCAAACGGACGCGCCGCGAGTTCAGCGAAACGCGCGGCGGCATCAAGCCGGGTACCAGCGTGTCGGTCGGCGATTTTCAATTCGAGATGGAAGGGATTTCGTCCATTGAATTGGGCTCGCGCGCCGAGCGGCCCGTGTTTATGCAGATATCGGACTCCGCCCTCAATACCGGTCGCGGCGAGGGATCGATGAATCAGAAGGTCGTCGCGGCGGTAATCGGCGCCAACGTGGGCGGCGTGAAGGCGTGCTTCGAACGTCGGTTGCGCGAGATCCCCGACTTATCCGGGCGCGTGTTCGTGGAGTTCACAATCGGCGTGGATGGCGTTGTGAAAACCGTCAACGTGTTGGAGAACACAAGTGGGGACGGCCCTTTCGCCGAATGTCTGACGAGGCAAGTGCGCCGGATGAACTTTCCCCCGCCCAAAGGGGGCGAAGTTACCTTCGTTTTCCCGTTCATTTTCGAACAATCTTTTTAA
- the sucC gene encoding ADP-forming succinate--CoA ligase subunit beta → MNIHEYQAKELLQQFGVPVPPFRKISNPWEAYETAQDLGGDIWVVKAQIHAGGRGKAGGVKLARSLEEVHELALEIHGKRLVTPQTGPQGRVVKKLMITKAVDIDKEYYLAMLIDRATRSVTVMASREGGMEIEKVAAETPEKIILRNVDLLCGLSPFAARGVAFALGLTGKQVHQCAALISNMYRLFVEKDCALIEINPLVLDSAGALWAVDAKVTLDDNALPRHADVRGFRDFEEEEPLEILARRYGVDYVKLDGNIGCLVNGAGLAMATMDMIKLAGGEPANFLDIKGGANKENVVNAFRLLTADKRVRVVLINIFGGIVRCDMVAAGILSALEEIDVQLPIVIRLEGTNVQEGRKLLEDSGHEFILAKGLADAAGKVVAALPGGAS, encoded by the coding sequence ATGAATATTCACGAATATCAAGCAAAAGAGCTACTACAACAATTCGGTGTACCGGTGCCGCCGTTTCGAAAGATATCCAATCCGTGGGAAGCCTACGAAACGGCGCAGGATTTAGGCGGCGACATCTGGGTCGTCAAAGCGCAGATTCACGCCGGCGGACGCGGTAAGGCCGGTGGCGTCAAACTCGCGCGAAGTCTCGAAGAAGTTCACGAACTGGCGCTCGAAATTCACGGCAAACGGCTCGTCACGCCGCAAACCGGTCCCCAGGGCCGCGTCGTGAAAAAGCTAATGATCACCAAGGCCGTCGACATCGATAAGGAATATTATCTGGCGATGCTGATCGATCGCGCCACGCGCTCCGTCACGGTCATGGCCAGCCGCGAAGGCGGTATGGAAATCGAGAAGGTAGCGGCCGAAACGCCCGAGAAAATCATTTTGCGGAATGTGGATTTGCTGTGCGGCCTGTCGCCGTTTGCCGCGCGCGGCGTGGCTTTCGCGTTGGGGCTCACCGGCAAGCAGGTGCATCAATGCGCCGCTTTGATCAGCAATATGTATCGTCTGTTTGTCGAGAAGGACTGTGCGCTTATCGAAATCAATCCGCTGGTGCTGGATTCCGCCGGCGCCCTGTGGGCGGTGGACGCGAAGGTAACTCTGGATGATAACGCCCTACCGCGGCATGCGGATGTGCGGGGCTTCCGCGATTTCGAAGAGGAAGAGCCGCTGGAAATCCTCGCCCGGCGCTACGGCGTGGACTACGTCAAGCTGGACGGTAACATCGGTTGTCTAGTCAACGGTGCGGGATTGGCGATGGCCACGATGGATATGATCAAGCTGGCCGGTGGCGAGCCGGCAAATTTCCTCGATATCAAGGGCGGGGCGAACAAGGAAAACGTCGTCAACGCCTTCCGTTTGCTGACCGCCGATAAGCGCGTTCGCGTCGTGCTGATCAATATTTTCGGCGGCATTGTGCGCTGCGATATGGTCGCGGCCGGTATCTTGTCGGCGTTGGAGGAAATTGACGTTCAATTGCCGATTGTGATTCGCTTGGAGGGAACCAACGTCCAGGAAGGCCGCAAACTGCTCGAAGATTCCGGCCACGAATTCATCCTCGCTAAAGGATTGGCCGACGCTGCGGGCAAAGTCGTGGCCGCGTTGCCGGGAGGTGCGTCATGA
- a CDS encoding response regulator transcription factor — translation MSDKRTLILLIEDNPDHAFYIEKGLSNRGFQVIWYANGADGLRAARTEKPAVILLDVMLPHTHGLDLLRELKRDAQTVSIPVIVVTAYATLQLNREKEMAMSYGAVDFLKKPFKVGELAEKLHALIDEQEA, via the coding sequence ATGTCCGATAAACGAACGCTGATTCTGTTGATTGAAGACAATCCGGACCACGCCTTCTATATCGAAAAAGGCTTGAGCAACCGTGGATTTCAAGTGATCTGGTACGCCAACGGCGCCGACGGTTTGCGCGCCGCCCGCACCGAGAAGCCGGCGGTGATTCTGCTGGACGTCATGTTGCCGCATACCCACGGCCTGGATCTGCTGCGGGAATTGAAACGCGACGCGCAAACGGTGTCGATCCCGGTCATTGTCGTCACCGCCTATGCGACATTGCAGCTAAATCGCGAAAAGGAAATGGCGATGTCTTACGGCGCTGTGGATTTCCTCAAGAAGCCGTTTAAGGTCGGTGAACTGGCAGAGAAACTACATGCGCTGATCGACGAGCAGGAAGCCTAG
- a CDS encoding sigma-54 dependent transcriptional regulator yields MKHVLVIDDNQTMREGMEVIIAKMGHKVFSAGNGPEGLQILEMNPVDIVLTDLRMEGMDGIEVLEEVKSRSPETVVMVITAYGSIETAVDAMRKGAFDFITKPFSQDELRFRVEKAVEHQELTHEKARLENENLYLREAEVDSLGTDEMIGESDAIHQIKDTIKKIAQGDSTVFICGESGTGKELIARAIHEASPRASGPFIKLNCSALAEGVLESELFGHEKGSFTGAHKRRIGRFELADKGTLFLDEIGDISPMIQLKLLRVLQEREFERVGGATTIRVDVRVVTSTNKDLLEEIKAGNFREDLYYRLHIIPVEVPPLRDRLEDLTRLVTHFLTKLAPRTRKQIRGLSDEAMKKLGCYQWPGNIRELENVIEQSMVLCESDFINVGDLPSFITGGNGGAVLKPELGTKPLPEILDDIERELIKQAFNQANGVKTETARLLGIKTSALYYKLEKYGLI; encoded by the coding sequence ATGAAACACGTACTGGTGATCGACGACAACCAAACGATGCGCGAGGGCATGGAAGTCATCATCGCTAAAATGGGCCACAAGGTGTTCTCGGCCGGCAACGGACCCGAGGGCTTGCAGATTCTGGAAATGAACCCCGTCGACATCGTGCTGACCGACCTGCGCATGGAGGGGATGGACGGCATTGAAGTGCTCGAAGAGGTGAAGTCCCGCAGCCCCGAGACCGTCGTGATGGTGATCACCGCGTACGGATCGATCGAAACGGCCGTGGACGCAATGCGCAAGGGCGCTTTCGATTTCATCACCAAACCGTTCTCGCAGGACGAATTGCGCTTCCGGGTCGAGAAGGCCGTCGAGCATCAAGAACTGACTCACGAAAAAGCGCGCCTGGAAAACGAAAACCTGTACCTGCGCGAGGCCGAGGTCGACAGCCTCGGCACCGACGAAATGATCGGCGAATCGGACGCGATTCATCAAATCAAGGACACGATCAAAAAGATCGCGCAGGGCGATTCGACAGTGTTCATCTGCGGCGAAAGCGGCACGGGCAAGGAGTTGATCGCGCGGGCGATTCACGAGGCCAGCCCGCGGGCTTCGGGGCCCTTTATCAAGTTGAATTGCTCGGCGCTGGCCGAGGGCGTTTTGGAGAGCGAGCTGTTCGGGCATGAGAAGGGATCGTTCACGGGGGCGCACAAGCGGCGCATCGGCCGTTTCGAACTGGCCGACAAGGGGACGTTGTTCCTCGACGAGATCGGCGACATCAGCCCGATGATCCAATTGAAGCTGTTGCGCGTATTGCAGGAGCGGGAATTCGAGCGGGTTGGCGGCGCGACGACCATCCGCGTTGACGTGCGGGTGGTGACTTCGACGAATAAGGATCTGCTGGAGGAAATCAAAGCCGGCAACTTCCGGGAGGACCTGTACTACCGTCTGCATATTATCCCGGTGGAAGTGCCGCCCTTGCGGGATCGACTCGAGGATTTGACGCGCCTGGTTACGCATTTTCTCACGAAACTGGCGCCCCGCACCCGCAAGCAAATTCGCGGCTTAAGCGACGAGGCGATGAAGAAACTCGGGTGCTACCAATGGCCGGGCAATATTCGAGAACTCGAAAACGTCATCGAGCAATCGATGGTGCTTTGCGAATCGGATTTCATCAACGTGGGGGATCTGCCCAGCTTTATCACCGGCGGTAACGGCGGCGCGGTCTTGAAGCCGGAATTGGGCACCAAGCCGCTGCCGGAGATCCTCGATGATATCGAACGCGAATTGATAAAGCAGGCGTTCAACCAAGCCAACGGCGTCAAAACCGAAACCGCGCGCCTGCTCGGCATCAAGACCAGTGCGTTGTATTACAAACTGGAGAAATACGGACTAATTTGA
- a CDS encoding HAMP domain-containing sensor histidine kinase, which produces MDTKPAVLIVCEQTQEVDRLRESQPDFDLQHAYSIHDMAPPDDLAFVLVDYAILDGIPNLPAWRERTPVIVYNAPRPGTPRRFPHCLAGALGVESQSLVELDLPAWQTIIQLRHSPQVGASLDQVLSRIDEFSRRILATNNPALLKRRLPALLSTLVFFHGMALWDWSSNELEVHLPADWSPEHNDRVVAHVRELLAAREAQRSLPENASLVAFQTAGEPISQADIHHHITANVGSGDGLLCVFRTGGNPFSAIERQMLVLAANLVAYALRNARLFEGLEAQARKIIEKNRELAKASRLKSNFLANTSHELKTPLHSILGLAELLPEADSAAELQQMTERIGVNARRLLDLVTDILDFSRLLVDEETIYVDQFDLDEFLRELADGFIDVARVKGVALRWSNEVPAKTFPTDREKLFRIAANLLSNAFKFTVQGEVELRFSALNGDLLVTVKDTGVGIPEEELARIFEQFHRVKGPLQDAAEGAGLGLAIAHRLTRVLGGEIRVTSAVGRGSVFTLQVPPCRSDASPESNAAFQQEKGTV; this is translated from the coding sequence ATGGACACCAAACCGGCTGTACTAATCGTCTGCGAACAGACACAAGAAGTCGACCGCTTGCGGGAATCGCAGCCCGATTTCGACCTACAACACGCCTATTCCATTCACGACATGGCTCCGCCTGACGACTTGGCATTTGTCCTGGTTGACTACGCCATTCTCGACGGTATCCCCAACCTGCCCGCGTGGCGGGAACGCACGCCCGTCATCGTCTACAACGCGCCGCGCCCGGGCACGCCGCGCCGATTCCCGCACTGCCTCGCCGGAGCTCTCGGCGTCGAATCACAATCGCTCGTCGAACTCGACCTGCCCGCTTGGCAAACGATTATCCAATTGCGGCACAGCCCGCAGGTGGGAGCGTCGCTCGATCAGGTCCTGAGTCGTATTGATGAATTTAGTCGGCGTATCTTAGCAACCAATAATCCCGCACTTCTCAAGCGACGTTTGCCCGCCTTGCTTTCCACGCTCGTTTTCTTTCACGGCATGGCCTTGTGGGATTGGTCGAGTAACGAGTTGGAAGTACACCTACCCGCCGATTGGTCTCCGGAACACAATGACCGGGTCGTGGCCCATGTTCGCGAGTTGTTGGCGGCCCGAGAAGCCCAGCGTTCTCTCCCCGAAAACGCTTCCCTCGTGGCGTTTCAAACGGCGGGCGAGCCCATTTCGCAAGCCGATATCCATCACCACATCACGGCGAACGTGGGATCCGGCGACGGCCTGTTGTGCGTGTTTCGCACCGGCGGTAACCCCTTCTCCGCGATCGAAAGACAAATGCTCGTGTTGGCGGCCAACCTGGTCGCCTACGCCCTGCGCAACGCCCGGCTTTTTGAGGGGCTGGAAGCGCAAGCCCGGAAAATCATCGAGAAGAACCGGGAACTGGCCAAGGCCAGTCGTTTGAAATCAAATTTCCTGGCTAACACGAGTCACGAACTCAAAACTCCTTTGCATTCGATTCTCGGGCTTGCCGAACTGCTGCCCGAGGCCGATTCCGCCGCCGAACTCCAGCAGATGACTGAACGTATCGGCGTCAACGCCCGACGCCTTCTCGATTTGGTCACCGATATCCTCGATTTCTCGCGTTTGCTGGTTGACGAAGAGACGATCTACGTCGACCAGTTTGACCTCGATGAGTTCCTTCGCGAACTCGCCGACGGCTTCATCGATGTGGCGCGCGTCAAGGGCGTGGCTCTGCGTTGGTCCAACGAAGTGCCTGCGAAAACGTTTCCCACCGACCGCGAAAAGTTGTTCCGGATCGCGGCCAACCTGTTATCCAACGCCTTCAAGTTCACGGTGCAAGGTGAAGTTGAACTGCGTTTCTCCGCACTAAACGGCGACCTGCTCGTTACCGTGAAAGACACCGGCGTCGGCATTCCCGAGGAAGAACTCGCTCGCATCTTCGAACAATTCCACCGTGTCAAAGGCCCGCTGCAGGACGCCGCCGAAGGCGCGGGGCTCGGGCTGGCCATCGCCCACCGGCTCACCCGCGTGCTGGGCGGGGAAATTCGCGTCACCAGTGCGGTGGGTCGCGGCAGTGTTTTCACGCTGCAGGTTCCACCTTGTCGCTCCGACGCTTCGCCTGAGTCGAATGCGGCGTTTCAACAGGAGAAAGGTACAGTTTGA
- a CDS encoding DUF92 domain-containing protein, which produces MDSNLPLNLQFNGDIRVGLALAFVLLILAWKLRVVTRGGMVGGVVVGTSVYAAFSWAGLVLLLSYYIFADVSKRLAMDVLKRKSKAIAEGKEGALNFGAVLLPSAIPLLAAWVMIFSTKAPHQFLSLLAFVASLTTSLGDLVSTELGQAYGKRTYQLITLERVRAGTRGGVSLEGSLYGAVTIILYVGFAFGLFHAAGFNVDAHDLLFGAKAVLILIFAAVLANHIESVVSGILGQFQRRPNKRALNFLGGVVGALLTLFFTNFPEA; this is translated from the coding sequence ATGGATTCGAATCTTCCGCTCAACCTCCAATTCAATGGCGACATTCGTGTCGGTTTAGCTCTTGCGTTTGTACTGCTCATACTCGCCTGGAAACTGCGCGTGGTGACACGCGGCGGCATGGTGGGCGGCGTTGTCGTCGGCACCTCCGTTTACGCGGCGTTCAGTTGGGCGGGCTTGGTTCTATTGCTGTCGTATTACATTTTCGCCGACGTCTCGAAACGGCTCGCGATGGACGTGCTCAAACGGAAAAGCAAGGCCATCGCCGAGGGCAAGGAAGGGGCGCTGAATTTCGGCGCCGTCTTATTGCCGAGCGCGATTCCACTGCTGGCGGCGTGGGTCATGATTTTCAGTACCAAAGCACCGCATCAGTTTCTTAGCCTACTGGCGTTTGTGGCATCGCTTACCACGTCGCTGGGCGATCTGGTCAGCACGGAGTTGGGCCAGGCATACGGCAAGCGCACGTACCAGTTGATTACGTTGGAACGCGTGCGCGCCGGCACGCGCGGCGGCGTGAGCCTTGAGGGCAGCTTGTATGGCGCGGTGACGATCATTTTATACGTCGGGTTCGCCTTCGGTCTATTTCATGCGGCGGGCTTTAACGTGGACGCCCACGACCTGTTGTTCGGCGCCAAAGCGGTGTTGATTCTCATTTTCGCCGCGGTGCTGGCCAACCATATCGAGAGCGTCGTGAGCGGCATACTCGGCCAGTTTCAACGCCGACCGAATAAGCGCGCGTTGAACTTCCTGGGTGGTGTGGTCGGCGCATTGCTGACGCTGTTCTTCACCAATTTTCCGGAGGCCTGA